The nucleotide window GATAGTTTACAAAAACATCATCAGAGGTCAATATAATGGTCCACCACAATTCTTAACTTCATATCATGAGCTCGTGTCACCAATTCTTGAAAAGTGCTACAGATAACAAACATGTGAGGTCAAAATTGGTCACGGGTTTGATTTCTATTATAATGCATTCAATTGTCATGTTCGTTACAAAACAGAGAACCTAACTTCATTTCATtaatagtaattaaaaaaatcttagcTTTTCAACATAAAGAGCTTGTCATTTTACTTCTTGATCATGAATGAAGCATTTACCGTCCTACATAATTTATAGTCATACAAGAGTTTATGACTTGCTTcagattataattttttttaaaaaaaactttaattcatATAAATAATCTCATGTCGAGTACCATGACAAAAATTGAGACAGATGGAGTACATCATACAAAAGAGCATGCCATTTAGTTCTTTATCATCAATTAAGCATCTACTGACCTACATTAGTGTTACCATGTTTTCAAATTCATGATataatttatagtcacacaaatatttataactcaatatttagTTAAACACCGCTACCTAAATTGATGAAAGAGAGGTAGTACATCAAACGAAAGAGTcagatttatttttatataacaaatttaaagAGTTTGCGAACTTACATTTCCACTCAAATAATGTGATTACTACATACTGCATTCTGGCATCATAAACTACAGGCTTCTTGTCATTTTCTTTACTTCatattttatgaaaagaaaTGTTAGGTAACTTTTGTACTATAAATGTTAGAAATAGcgtaaaaaaattctaatattccaagaaacattttccaaaaacattccaaagttaataaaataaatagtattCAATCATGTGATTGATCACGGAGATACTTAGAATACAGACATATTGTTGGATATCTCATGTATCATGTTTTACAtaaatttacatgaaatttaattttctgTTAAGACTTTGAGgcattttatttattgaatttagtACTAaggttttttcaaattttactattattttgttCTGTTGAGAGAAAAATGAAGTGTCAATACTTGTTTTTACTCATCATTGGACTCTTTCTCAGCATACTTCCCTCCTTTGCTTCTTATGGTATGaccatgaaaataaattttttaaaatttcttatacTTCCATTTTGTAAAATTATGTTCAGTTATTTTCTATGTTTGTAACtacttttttatgatgcagagGAACCTATTTATGATCACTCTGCATATACTGAGGTAACATTTTCCTTTAGTTCTGTTTTAAGAACGATTGTTATTATCGCGTTTTAAGTTActtaatttcatttgttttagtgtAAATCAGTGCCAGAAGAGGCGCTTTATAATGGTGGGATAATGAAGGATTATTGGACAAACGAAAATCAAGTCATTCGATCTGACACTAATTCGTATAACTTTGTCCTCAACAATCTCTCTGGTGATACCATCTATAGCTTCTCCAGTTAAGTTGTAGTGGAAATTCATCACTTAGGCATTCTAAAAACTTGAAATGTAGTACTAGTATTTATTGATCGTCGTGTTTGTTATTAGGTTGGGTCAGGATATTAGATGCAGATTCAGCAGTGATAAAGGCAAGCTTGAAAACAGCTAATGGAACAGTTAAGTGTGTAGGAAATGTGATTGCTAGGCCTGGTTGCTGGTCATTTTTGAAGGGTGGATTTgttcttgattttccttcttcatATGCTCTACTTTATCTCCAGGTATGTCTTATTAAGACGATAACTTCAGGTATTGAGTTAATTTTTATGCAATCGTTTGAGTGGTACAAATTATAGTAAACTTTGGTGCAGAGATCAGATGGAGAAAAGTTAAATATCTCGATTTCTAGTGTTTCGTTGCAGCCATTTACTTATCAACAATGGAAGAAAAACCAACAAGACACGATCGATAAAGTAAACTCCTGAAACTCTATGACTTTTAGCATCTTCAGTTTTATGGTAACATACATTGTGAGTTTCATTTACTGACTAGTTCTGCTAAAGGGAAGAAAATGCACCGCGATTATACACATTTCAGACGTGCAAGGAGAAAGAGTGCCTGGAGCTTCAATCATAGTAGAGCAAGTATCTAGAGATTTTCCATTTGGTTCTGCCATCACAAAGACAATTCTTGGAAATCCAGCATATCAGGTAATAAAATGCTGATCAAATTTTCCATCAAGACTTAACGCGATGTTAGTTTGTTACAATCACTTTTTGGCTATGTTTATTATCAGTTTCAACACTTCTAGATAAATACATAACTGCTTATTTACAAAATCAGTTTCAGTACTTAAAAAGTGTTGTTTAGTACTAAAAATACTTGTTACAGACATGGTTTAAAGAGAGGTTCAATGCCGCGGTTTTTGAAGATGAATTGAAGTGGTATTCAACAGAACCTCAACAAGGAGAAGTGAACTATACAATACCTGATCAAATGCTGGAATTTGTCCGAAAGAACCAAATCATTACCAGAGGCCACAACATATTTTGGGAGGATCCGAGATACATTCCTTCATGGGTTCGAAATCTGACTGGTCCAGACCTTAAATCAGCTGTAACCTCCAGGATACAGAGTTTGATGAACAAATACAAGAATGAATTCATTCATTGGGATGTCGATAACGAGATGCTTCATTATGATTTCTATGAACAAAGACTTGGCACCAACACAAGTCTTGAGTTTTTTCAAACAGCACAACAGTTAGACCCCTTAGCCAAATTGTTTATGAATGACTATAATGTTGTAGAAACTTGCTATGACATGAATTCAACAGTTGATGCATACATTTCCAAGTTGAGAGATTTAAAACAAGGTGGAATATTCATGGATGGAATTGGCCTAGAAGGACATTTTACAGTACCAAATCCTCCACTTATCAGAGCAGTGTTAGACAAATTGGCTACACTTAAACTTCCTATATGGCTTACAGAAGTTGATATCAGCAAGAATCTTGATAAAGAAACTCAGGTCAGGGTACTTCACCTACTATAACAGTAAATTCGgttcaaaattcttttttactttcttaaactacTTGTCAAatcaaaaccagacaaacaaattaatacGAAGGAAGTATTATTAAAGATTTGATGGTAATAgttttttatgaatttgatgACAGGCTAAATATCTAGAGATGGTTTTGAGAGAGGGATTTTCACATCCTGGTGTAAATGGAATCATGCTTTGGACAGGATTACATTCTAATGGATGTTATCAAATGTGTTTAACAGATAACAATTTTCATAACCTTCCTGCTGGGGACATAGTTGATAATTTGCTGAAAGAATGGCAAACTGGTGTGGTGCATGGTGAAACTGATGAACATGGTTCATTTAGCTTTTCTGGTTTTTTAGGTGAGTATAAAATTAATGTCAAATTTGGAAACAGAACAGTTAATTCAACATTCTCATTATACAGAGGAGATGACACCAGGCACATAAATATTCAGTTGTAACTCGTAATGATATTTACTCAGATGAATTGTATGTCTGCACACACTTTGACTATTTCAAtagatatattaaatatttctcTGAAATTGAACAttattatatattgttataaCTTATCCAacatgtatatgggataacttatcccatcactatggtacaaatggtgggataagttatcccaaacatagCAACCAAAGAAGTCACAAAATTTTTATCCTATCAATattttcttatcccataactatatatttttatccctCACGCCAAATGACCCCTAAAGGCAATACAAATTTAGGCAGACAAAAGTAATAAAAGCCATGCTTGTGATTTCCGCAAAGTCAGTTTTATCGCCCAGTGCTGGCCCAGCCATTTTCTCTATATTCTACATTTCACATTATAATACTcactttttcaaaatatttaataatttctaGAGCCCCAAATCAAAGGTAAAGTTAAAATCCAACCCCAATATCAAGGTATATTATGCTACTTAATAATTGCAAATCTCACCAACAAAATCTTGGATAATGAAAAGGGCTGGGGGATAAAGAATATTGCATTACAATATACacattaaaaaaaggaaaaatatggcCAATTACAacaagagaaaaagagagattCATAGCTAAAAAAGAAGATTAGTTTATAGAAAGTGGTGGCTTACAATCTGGAGGAATCTATCAGCTTTACTCGACAAAaggcaagaaaaaaaaaatcaccactCCCCATTACAACTACAAGAAAATTAATGAAACCAAAGTTGTAGCCAAAGCACTGCCTGCTAAATTCAATGGAGAAAATGTCCTAGTTGATTCTCCCATAGCCAATCCAGCTAAATATGATCCATCTGCTAGCATAGCTTGTGACCCGGATCCAGGTTGTGTTTCGGTTCCTGACCCGTATTCTGACCCTGACCCATATCCTGTTCCTGCACCGTACTCAAACCCATTGCCTGATCCAGTTCCCATTTGACCCGAACTTGACCCGATTCCTCCTGTTGCAGGGTCCACAACTCCTGTACCAGTACCACCATATGACCCATCACCATTGGGTGTTGCTGTCGTAGGTGTTGTATCTTTTGTAGATTTTTGACTGCAATATTAGCTAAATGTCAAAATCAATGTAGTAGTAGTAATTAATTACAACCCATACAAATACAATCATTCACTCACTCACTGCAACCTGTTGTCAGATTCCCCCGTGACCAGAAACACTGCATGTGGTATGCACTAATGGAGtatcaaaaatgaaatttatctACTAATAACACTCCAAATTCAACTCTTTATTCAACTAACTTTAACTTCTACTATACTTTAGGGTCATTTATTTAGCTAAATTTGGACATTGGTTCGAAATAATCTCTTTTATACTACAAGTTGGAGCTCtaacaaaatcaagaaagtatAAAGTATAGTTAGTGTCATGAGTCTCGGAATTTCAATTATGTCACAAAAATTTAGACGAAaggaataacttttttttacctTGGGGTAGAGGGGCAAAATGTGATGGTATAATCAGCACCACTGCAAGTGAAAGTGCTAGTAGGATCATCATAAGCATAGCTATATGATCTTGGACAAGCAGATTTGAACATCTGTGAGTACAGTGACGGTTTACAAGTTGCAGGTGTATTATACGCGCCGCTGCAGCAATACTCCGGCTTGTTAAACGCCTCACACGCGCTTCTACACGCATCTCCACCGCCACTCCTCAGCTCGGAAGGACATATTTGATTCAGATCCGTCACACAACCCGTTGTCGCACACATACCCGACCCTCCCGACGCTTCTACCACCATGGGTAAATTGTACCCGTCCACCAAACTCACGTCATAGAAATCCTGCCCACCAGTACCCAATGTAAACTCCGCTAGAGTAGCAGGCGGAGCAGCTCCTGCACCGTTACATTCTACCTCACCGGAACCGCAATCCCCTGTTCCACAAGAACTCGACCCGGATCCCTCAAAAGAGCAACTAGTTCGACCCCAAAACCTACCGGACCAACCAATAGGTGCAGTGAATACACGTGAAGACTCTTGGGGAAGTTCAAACCCAGTACTTTGTAGAGTTGGACTACCTGCATTTGCTAGAATCCCTGGCCATACTGTATACTCACATTTGTTCACAAATGTAAATGTAGCCCCTATAACacctgaaaaagaaaaaaatatacagtTACAATGTCGCATTAGTATATAGTCTAAATAACAGAAAATACTTTTCATATGGCATAAGAATGAGTTTTGTTTTTCACCTCTGGATAAAATGAGGAGAGCAAAACAGAAACTAAGAATGAAATGTGAAGGAGAACAATATGAAAAATCCATATGGGTATTTGCTAATTTCCTTTAGCTGATGAATACTGGTAAtgttcaacaacaacaacaaaaaaaaaaaaaccagagGGATAGATAGGAGGAAGAAGACAATGGAGTGGGGCTAATGTAGGGCTTTTTCTTGCTGCTTCTGCTTCCGTTGCAGGTGATAGTGATAAGGTTTTGCagattaaagaaaaatgagaaatggGAATCAGGTTTTGTTATGTAGGGTTTTTTCAATGcttagaaaataacaaaaatgattttttgtaAGGAAAAGATAAAATGAAATGGGTGAGGCAAGAATTGGCAATGTCAGTTGTAAGATGGAAAATTCATATTGTAATAATGCTTTTGtgtgacattttttaaaaataatatattgtaaacttttttttaatgccATATGTGATAAggtggatttaattaattttaataaatgctAGTAATAGTTGTATGGTATAGTTAACAGGAACGTTGGGACCAGATGTTTGTTACCCGGCGAAATATATGGATTTGGGTCTACTTCAATCATCAATGTATTGTTCGACCTTTTGAGAGAAATTAACATCTCTTTGATTACAAGGCTGTGGTGCAATAGTGGGAATGTTTCGGTCAATGGAGGACTCAGAAATTTTTATCGAGTGGgttcaacatataaaaaaaataaagcagtATTAAATGTTGTGGGTGGGAATTGTACCCGCAATGCATCAGTCAAGTTATAATCACTTTGCCACTAGGCTACGTGTTACTATTGATTTAAGTGGggtcaaattaattatatacagtgctttttgttaaaaaaacaaattgaatatgtatgtatatacaATGTATTTTTTCGACGAAGTGAgttcatatgaacccacttgTAACAAGGTAGGTCCGCCCCTGGTTTAAGCCATAATCAGAGGTCTCAGATTCAAGCTCTGAGTATaaagaaaatcatgttgggagTGTCACCCCAATGAATCCTGTAGTGCATGATTCGAATTTAATCGAAACTCCAATATGGGCTCCAGACACCggatgaaaaattaaaaaaaaacagtcaTTTAGGTATGTTTCtaagagagaaagaaatcaAATTTCGTCATTTTGGTATTTCgaacaataacataaacattgttaattttatttctttataattgTTCATCAGAAATAATATGTTaggtatatataattataaaaagtaaaaaaattaaaatcaaatcaaattttattgatttttaaaatgtaaaaccAAATTAGActaaacccaaataaaattgcTCTATTTAATcagttttgtttgatttttcaatttgattcattttatcCATAACGTGAACCATCCTAGTAGGAAATAAGCAATCAAGCGTGTATTCAACGGAAAAAATTTAGCCGCATCGGGTGTATACACCCCACGCGGGTAAGTTTTACCTgtaattgataaaataattgaaaatgataAGGTTTACGATAcatgactttttcttttgttcaagCAATAGTAGATAGagttactttaaaaaaattcatatcaccgttgtgaaaagaaaaaaaaacttgaaactAATTTATCTTGTGAGGTTCCAACAATTAAGTCAAATTTCCTATCAATCCCTTTTTGTTTTTGATGTCCTTAATTTGCTTTAATCAGTATGGAGTAAATGGTGacaaaattatttcttaattttgtttAGAATAGAGACACAGATAACGTAAGCTTTATGCCTTTGAGATACGAGAGCACGTGTTTTGTATCTCATAAAAGGAATTTAGCTTccttttctaaaacaaaaataatagaaatatttgaataagctaacatttaaacataaattaaattttaaaattagctTTAAGTAGAAGTTTGATTAGGAAATTCgctcatattttaaaatatttttaagttttagttTATGAGAGTTCTACacataatatttcaaatatttccaGGTGAAATACATTTCTATATACaacttttaaaattcaaattgtcaagttttaactttaaaatttataatcaatcGAGAGTTAAATACATATGTTTCgatgaaatttaagaagaaaaattaaCATGAAAATGGATGCGTTAGGtgtaaaaatttaatattccACTTTGGTATCAAGTagttatttcttcaatttgatTTCACTTATCTATTTTAGACTTTATAGTTTGCTCGTCCCTTTTGGATAAagaataataattgatatatggattttttataatatttatattaattgatatttaatattagattttaaaaattaaatttaaaaatatacaagaaatacaatttaattttttaatacgtTTAAGtgataaacaaaataaaatttatattataataaacttatattataataaacgaaagttgaaaatatttggaATTAATGTCGCTTTACGTGTCACTTTAGGACAGGAAAGTGGTATGGAGACTTATGTGGTATAGAACCATACttcatatatttaaattttttaatcaagCATTTAGTAGCTATTCCAAAATTTATATAACAgataaaaaattcattaaaaaataatctgtCTCCATTACAAGTGTTGTATAATTAACACCATACATTCCCATTCGTacataacttttcttttttgcatCACTAATCAATACtataaaacttttctttaaacaAAAGGACCCCTTAATGTGTCACCCATTGCTAAGTAATTATTCACATATCAAACGTCCTATTGGTTAAGAGTTCGTTTGACTTAActttaaaaacatatattttttaaaatattctttgaaaagttaaattttagtaacttttaaattaaaaaatgaaaattagttAGTTGGGGTGTTCGTGGTtcgtttggatcggttattgattaaatttagttagttttttaaatttctaaaatcaaaccaaaccaaacgaaaaaaataaccgTCGGTTTGTTcagtttttctgattttttgggtttgaaagtaataatttttttgaggaCATACGTATTTTGATAGACACAAACATCTAATATATGAACAATCCACACAAAACCTACTATTGGTTCATTAAGCGATTAAGCAATACTACAGTTATCattacacgaacaaagtgattcaattaagagaaagtgTGACTATCTTATGTGAGGCAGGgtagataaaaattaaagtaatggATTCTGATGGACTTGGATTTATGATTGaactaaaatttaagtgttggacttgagaaaatagaaaagttaaagacttaggttaattaaaatttacaaaatcttatattttatttatgacgaataatatataaataattataaaatttataaatctaATTTATCGATtcgatttgattattttttagtaaaacaaaaaccaaacaaaataatatcaattttcaaaatttaaaaccaccctaaccaaaaccaaaccaaatatgaaCAACCTTAGTGCGGAGTAcctatttttgacttttaattttttttatttgtatcattttaaacttatttaaaattatttttaactttatcaaatattttcaaaagttaaaaataatttaaaatagatttgATCAACTTTGaagtcaatccaaacaagcTATGAATCTACTATTTGGTTTTAAATAAGGTGGATTAACATCATGGCATATATAAAGGATTGTTAAATGGGCGGttcattcataaattcaaagttacATGAATTGAAATAAGTTAAAGTTTGAGTTATTATTCAattctttctaatttttaatcttgacttatttatttatttatttacaagtgtctaataaaatatattatgattatataaaatatatcaaataaaaactattttaataaaatatcacaCATATTAAATTATGTTATATATCAACTCAATTTTTCAGATAACTTAAATTAAGTGAGTTAAAAAATAGGTCAATAAGCTACCCAAACATAAACGAGGTACGAATTATGATTTTATGGGCTAATTTTATCAAGTGTTATCTCTCTAATTTTGTAGGGTGGGGGAGTCCTAAAGCCAATAAAGTGTGTGTGAGTGGCCTTGGATTCCATGACTCAAAGTGTCTCGTCTTTTGATGATTTTCCAATAAGTCATATCATATGCTGCATAACTTTGACCATTCGTTGGCCAAATGCAATTTATTACTTACGTCCAAAATTTGCATAATGGAGTGCACtcctattatttatttatttttctattatatatatgacaCTTCTCAATACTTGTATAAGTGGatgtattaaataatttttggatGTAATTCATGACCCCAAAGAGAGTATAATGAAATCCATAGTCCATGACCATTTAATAGGTCAATTAAGTagtaataagaaatatattagttaaattttatCCATTTATCCATATTCTTGCAATTGGCTCGTAAAATTTTATCAtgataactaaataaaaagaagagaCTTATGTCTTACAATAAAGAGGACTTTTAAGGTAATTTCATAGGTGATATTGGATGTGATCAGCCTTCAAAGATGAATGAGTAAAAAGTAACTTTCTATTCAAATTAGAGAAATGTAATGTTTTAGGCTCCAACGGTCAGTTGATGACATGTAGTAGCCCCACAATGCCAGATTATAAGGACCCAATAAGTAGATATAGCAAATTATGTCAAATTTCGACGAAAGTAAAAAACTTCGATTAACTGAATGACTTTTTAGTAGAGCAAATTGCTGTTTTTAAAATGCTTTTATGAGgtgtttttttcaaaagtaacCTGATTTTTCCCTCTACTTTTAGACAAGTTTCAACCTtgtaagattaaaaaaatcgtccttaatcattttctttaaaataattataaagagGGTAGGGTCAAAGTAGGGAACGAAGATAATTAAGTCCCCATTTTGCTCATGCAAAACTAGTTAAAACACATCCTCAGCCACTAAACtaggtattttttttatatataaatagtcataatttaaataaataaaaggaattgTGTATAATTGAGAGTGAAactcacacacacacaaatgAATAATATTCTAGATGTATTTAACCATTAACACAAATTTATTAGATGAAAGACATCTGTTTATTAAAATGTGtgaattataataaaagaatgataaaattatttagtAACGATATTCTTAGTGATATATGTTTGGTTCATTGAACTAATAGAAAGAAAACATACGGGTCAATTACAACATAATGTGCAATGAGGTAGCTACGTTTGAaagttattagtattattatataaaaaattatatgatatattGAGATTAAAAATTActctttatataaatatattaaatcttgaacgttcttaGCGCAATTCTTATTTTAGCCACTTGTTGGATTAtcctctattttaatttatgtgtacTATTTGCTTTAATTtagtttatttctaaaaaaaaatgtcacttttttgtattttaattcttttatttaaacatcGTGCATAACATGTTTAAAACTACAATATGAAAGATTATTTCGATACAATACACATATCTTTAATGTAAGActataaaacttaaaatatctatttttacttaaatttcatatcgaatcaatcttttttttaacaatacACTTGAAACACAGGGAGCATGAGATAAAATAATCTCACAATATATCCTAAAATAAGGTTATGTGGATATTGTAAATTTGAAGTAATGAATTTAGAAGAGGAAAAAGCAAATTGGAGAGGCAGAAGGGGTGGTACAAAAGTAAGATATGTTGATCAACACTTTGGCAGACAAGCTTTACCTCTTTTCCTCCTTTTGTCTACTAAAATAATACTCCACAGCTGCAAACCAAAGTTGAAATATTCCTATCTTATTTGTTGAAGAATGAAATATGTCCCCCGTAATGACTAAATGAGATGGATTGTCGATTTTGAAAAATACTCTGAACCAAGTCTTTTACTTGGCCAGTAAAGCAGCCATAACTATGTTTGTGACATAactaataacaattaaaaacttTGAATTGATTATCGATATATTAACCCCCCAAAAGACACCTcagagtagtattgaacacatTGCATGGGAAGTCGATAATCAATTCAATTCCTCTTCACCAATTGTTGCAATTGGTCACGGAGGAGATGGAGCTGGACTTATGGCGAATATCTTGGTGAAAATGTCTTTCATTATACACGCACATAAGATCTGTGC belongs to Solanum stenotomum isolate F172 chromosome 1, ASM1918654v1, whole genome shotgun sequence and includes:
- the LOC125853287 gene encoding endo-1,4-beta-xylanase 5 isoform X1: MKCQYLFLLIIGLFLSILPSFASYEEPIYDHSAYTECKSVPEEALYNGGIMKDYWTNENQVIRSDTNSYNFVLNNLSGDTIYSFSSWVRILDADSAVIKASLKTANGTVKCVGNVIARPGCWSFLKGGFVLDFPSSYALLYLQRSDGEKLNISISSVSLQPFTYQQWKKNQQDTIDKGRKCTAIIHISDVQGERVPGASIIVEQVSRDFPFGSAITKTILGNPAYQTWFKERFNAAVFEDELKWYSTEPQQGEVNYTIPDQMLEFVRKNQIITRGHNIFWEDPRYIPSWVRNLTGPDLKSAVTSRIQSLMNKYKNEFIHWDVDNEMLHYDFYEQRLGTNTSLEFFQTAQQLDPLAKLFMNDYNVVETCYDMNSTVDAYISKLRDLKQGGIFMDGIGLEGHFTVPNPPLIRAVLDKLATLKLPIWLTEVDISKNLDKETQAKYLEMVLREGFSHPGVNGIMLWTGLHSNGCYQMCLTDNNFHNLPAGDIVDNLLKEWQTGVVHGETDEHGSFSFSGFLGEYKINVKFGNRTVNSTFSLYRGDDTRHINIQL
- the LOC125853287 gene encoding endo-1,4-beta-xylanase 5 isoform X2; protein product: MKDYWTNENQVIRSDTNSYNFVLNNLSGDTIYSFSSWVRILDADSAVIKASLKTANGTVKCVGNVIARPGCWSFLKGGFVLDFPSSYALLYLQRSDGEKLNISISSVSLQPFTYQQWKKNQQDTIDKGRKCTAIIHISDVQGERVPGASIIVEQVSRDFPFGSAITKTILGNPAYQTWFKERFNAAVFEDELKWYSTEPQQGEVNYTIPDQMLEFVRKNQIITRGHNIFWEDPRYIPSWVRNLTGPDLKSAVTSRIQSLMNKYKNEFIHWDVDNEMLHYDFYEQRLGTNTSLEFFQTAQQLDPLAKLFMNDYNVVETCYDMNSTVDAYISKLRDLKQGGIFMDGIGLEGHFTVPNPPLIRAVLDKLATLKLPIWLTEVDISKNLDKETQAKYLEMVLREGFSHPGVNGIMLWTGLHSNGCYQMCLTDNNFHNLPAGDIVDNLLKEWQTGVVHGETDEHGSFSFSGFLGEYKINVKFGNRTVNSTFSLYRGDDTRHINIQL
- the LOC125853288 gene encoding thaumatin-like protein 1, whose translation is MDFSYCSPSHFILSFCFALLILSRGVIGATFTFVNKCEYTVWPGILANAGSPTLQSTGFELPQESSRVFTAPIGWSGRFWGRTSCSFEGSGSSSCGTGDCGSGEVECNGAGAAPPATLAEFTLGTGGQDFYDVSLVDGYNLPMVVEASGGSGMCATTGCVTDLNQICPSELRSGGGDACRSACEAFNKPEYCCSGAYNTPATCKPSLYSQMFKSACPRSYSYAYDDPTSTFTCSGADYTITFCPSTPSQKSTKDTTPTTATPNGDGSYGGTGTGVVDPATGGIGSSSGQMGTGSGNGFEYGAGTGYGSGSEYGSGTETQPGSGSQAMLADGSYLAGLAMGESTRTFSPLNLAGSALATTLVSLIFL